The proteins below are encoded in one region of Triticum aestivum cultivar Chinese Spring chromosome 1B, IWGSC CS RefSeq v2.1, whole genome shotgun sequence:
- the LOC123081398 gene encoding uncharacterized protein: MQGGCIADIGSCGTGFDSASGSVRTKKFRTKGSELADRKGEKNKAMPRAPSICCSSIDEALSFSSRARCNKRLVLFPSREPRERPAPRSP, encoded by the exons ATGCAAGGAGGATGTATAGCTGATATAGGATCTTGTGGAACTGGATTTGATTCTGCAAGCGGTTCGGTACGAACGAAGAAATTTCGAACAAAAGGATCGGAACTCGCTGATAGGAAAGGAGAGAAAAACAAAGCAATGCCAAGAGCTCCGTCAATCTGCTGTTCATCGATAGACGAAGCTCTCTCTTTTTCATCTCGTGCCAGATGTAACAAAAGATTAGTCCTTTTTCCTTCTCGCGAACCACGGGAGCGCCCAGCGCCCAGAAG CCCATAA